From the genome of Apodemus sylvaticus chromosome 3, mApoSyl1.1, whole genome shotgun sequence, one region includes:
- the LOC127679985 gene encoding Kruppel-like factor 18, giving the protein MEMAENTVASQPGSWNTQPSPMESSQLISGQSSDMPTWKQTVMASTSCSNQDAACTLSSTAHLGEANDFLFGEPSETSFWYQQVVSAEQKISPAGPQHMQLNSTPKTCLSHSQKRAELDTRDTLYNEGYWKRTMNSDKTLLFTNTEMCLNPRINFGNHQKVLSGSHALQDPNVDHSLASKHDQIFSGEHEMPFHGNQTNYNQVTPRNGGHLTLYGNQMTSPSYTQALYPNQIITSFSEQNCFRNHQESPVAENEYYGDQMILPNGNQVFSEPQMRINCDQTNDQMKSFSVQNVSKDQENLLSGEHSLSGYHSSGYRCDQDLTVNHQVSISIAGQSFYEFQKETSSFDTTLHGYKRTTYSPEENLASHSETSPSSEEIFYLGQIKTSFDENVCPSQNGTPNLEGSLDWQVTSLSPQASYVDENPYPSSSPLVQRQPQENSSASSLVQVQHAEMKLDTKTKSPVSRKNPHPLKSFACTYQDCQKSYKKSHHLKNHMKKHTRQKDYACDEPGCKWKFFRSEDLKRHKQKHSGERPYPCDMCNKSYSRPDYLKKHQRIHLQTSPTTAT; this is encoded by the coding sequence ATGGAGATGGCAGAAAACACAGTTGCTTCCCAGCCAGGATCCTGGAATACCCAACCTTCCCCTATGGAGTCCAGCCAGCTTATTTCAGGTCAGAGCTCAGATATGCCTACCTGGAAACAAACAGTGATGGCATCAACATCCTGTAGCAACCAAGATGCAGCCTGTACTCTGAGTTCAACAGCACACCTGGGAGAAGCCAATGATTTCCTGTTTGGAGAGCCAAGTGAGACCTCTTTTTGGTACCAGCAAGTTGTGTCTGCTGAGCAGAAAATCTCCCCTGCAGGCCCTCAGCACATGCAGCTCAACAGCACCCCGAAGACATGCCTTTCTCATTCCCAGAAGAGAGCAGAACTTGACACCAGGGATACTCTCTACAATGAAGGCTACTGGAAGAGGACAATGAACTCTGACAAGACTCTCTTGttcacaaatacagaaatgtgtTTGAATCCCAGGATTAACTTTGGTAATCATCAAAAGGTGCTTTCAGGAAGTCATGCTCTCCAGGACCCAAATGTAGATCACTCCCTTGCTTCTAAACATGACCAGATTTTCAGTGGTGAACATGAGATGCCTTTCCATGGTAACCAGACCAACTACAATCAGGTGACACCAAGGAATGGAGGGCATCTGACTCTCTATGGGAATCAGATGACATCACCCAGTTATACACAGGCCCTTTATCCCAATCAAATCATAACATCCTTTTCTGAACAGAATTGTTTTAGGAATCACCAGGAGAGCCCAGTAGCTGAAAATGAATACTATGGAGATCAGATGATACTGCCAAATGGAAATCAGGTattctctgagcctcagatgagaattaACTGTGACCAAACAAATGACCAAATGAAATCCTTCAGTGTTCAGAATGTCTCCAAAGATCAAGAGAATCTCCTCAGTGGTGAGCACTCCCTCTCTGGGTATCATTCATCAGGGTACAGATGTGACCAGGATTTGACTGTGAATCACCAGGTATCAATTTCAATTGCTGGCCAgtctttctatgagtttcagaaaGAGACTTCCAGTTTTGACACAACTCTTCATGGGTATAAGAGGACAACATACAGTCCAGAAGAGAACCTGGCTAGCCATTCAGAGACAAGTCCCAGTTCTGAAGAGATATTCTATTTGGGTCAGATAAAGACCTCTTTTGATGAAAATGTCTGCCCAAGTCAGAATGGAACACCCAATCTGGAAGGAAGCCTTGATTGGCAGGTGACTTCACTTAGTCCCCAAGCCTCATATGTGGATGAAAACCCTTATCCTTCAAGTTCCCCTTTGGTCCAAAGACAACCTCAGGAAAACTCTTCAGCTTCCAGTTTGGTCCAGGTACAACATGCAGAGATGAAGttagacaccaagaccaagagcCCAGTGTCCCGGAAGAACCctcatcctttgaagagcttcgcCTGTACCTACCAGGATTGTCAGAAATCATACAAAAAGTCTCACCACCTCAAAAACcacatgaagaaacacacacGTCAGAAGGATTATGCCTGTGATGAGCCTGGATGCAAATGGAAATTCTTCCGCTCAGAAGATCTCAAGAGACACAAGCAAAAGCACAGTGGGGAGAGGCCCTACCCCTGTGATATGTGCAACAAAAGCTATTCCAGACCCGATTATCTCAAAAAGCATCAGAGGATCCATCTTCAAACATCACCCACCACTGCAACCTGA